AATGTCaaacttaaatatcaaatagactatatatatatatatatatatataacacactaacctttattttttccactattttttattGAGTGATAAGTCATATCTAATTAACGTAATTTTCATGAAATGATAAATCACCCTTAACTATTTACCTTTTTTTCAacagtttttttattaaaaagctatcaaatttttattattaaatttcaaaaagttatcTAAGAAGGATTATTTACCTTTCGGCAAGATATGTCTAATTAATTGTACATTTAGcagcccaaaatgactttgctTAAAGTTgatcacattttatttatttggtaaaCAATCTCACCCCCTTTGATTTTTGTGGGTTcatatctcaaaataaataCCATAAACGTTTATAAAAACTGTAATAGTAgcaccttttatatttttaacttacGGACCTtgaatataaactataaaataaataaataaaatgctcAAAAAGTAAAGAACCAACGCACATGATTAAGGACTTTAATCTGGATGAAAAAGACAATAAAATAACTTAACCTTCTATTTAAGGATCTgatcaaaatccaatttcacAACTGGACGCCATTATGATTCTACATGCATTGAATTTTGTTGAGTAATTAAGGTTAGGTAAATTACAGTTcggcaaaacaaaaaaaaaaaaaaaattggatttaaaattttcaacaaagtAATTAATTCAAGGTTAAACTACACACccattatacaaaaataaaatatttacaatttaagcactcacattatataatttggtcattttagtcatttctattaaaatcacAAATGACAAGTTGATGTGACAGTTTAAAAGTCGATATAAAAccttcaacttttacatattatattaatttagtcaaaattttaaaaattaaccctcaaaatttacaaatattttcaattttatcctaattctaaaaaaatcaaagaaatctatacaaatacataaatatcttaaaatatatataataaatttaaaaatatataaaaataatattgttgaaaaaataataatataaaatttaagaatttataaaaatccataaatattcaaaaaaatataataacgaatttaaattttatattaatattaaattaaaaaaaaaaaaaaaacctcccTCACCCCGTCCCTCTCCCAAACTGCTCTCCCCTATAGGAGTGACCAAAATCACCTGAGTTAATCCCATGCCAATAGCAAATTTAGTAAGAGCTTTCAGGCGAGCAAGTGAAAGCTCTAAACCCGTTTCAAACAGCTGAAAAGGAAAATGTATAATAGTTACGAGGATTCTACAAGTAATTTGCAACTTAAGAAAGccaaataatatagaaaatgCCAAGAAGATGGCCAACCGGGAGTGGCGACGGTGGGGAGAGAAAGAGGGAAGGGAGAGCGGTGGTGGGGGGagagttattatttttttatttttaaccgATAAGcctttaatttataaaatgaaaaattacactTATATTCAGATGTACAATCATCAAAGGTGGAGCTAGAAAAGCCATGAAAAAAAGCCTGCCTTCCCATACTATACCATATCATTAAGAACATAGAGCCTGAGTTTCCAAACAAAATATAGGGTAAGAACTTCAAAtgacattataataatatatacatgcatacatatatagtAGAATAAAAAGGGCCAAAGAAGAATCCAACAGCCATTCTtccatgaaattaaaaaatcacaaacAAGATTCAAACCAAAAGCAACAATGCTACCCATATTAAAGCTAAAATCACCATTTTAGTTTCAAAGCCAACACTGTCATACCTTCCGGCATGGGGACTCTTCCAACAGAGAACAACACATGATCCATCCCACCTCCTTGGAAAATAATACTCGGAATGCGGGCAATCTTCCGTACTGAACCATGTACATACTACATCTCTAGACAACAGAGCATCAAAATAAGCTCCAATGTATGGAAAGGACCCAAGAATATCAAAAATATCTCACCAGGGTTGTATCACAATACACATTGGCCAACTTGTATGTTTTGCTAAAAAAGCAGCATGTTATTAAAGATAGAAGAACACTGACTAGTAAGACTAAAATCTGGAAGGGGCTATCATATCAACCTTTAAAAATCCTCGGAGAGCTCCACCGTAGCTGCATAAGGCAATGGTATGGCTAATCGCATTCCTTCCAGCATATGGCATCATTTGCTCGTATAATACTTCAATGTGTGAATTCAAAACTTCTGCCATCATGACTGTCCTACAACCAAAGACCGCTGAGAGAGATCCAATATCAGCTTTTTCTGCTGGTCGTTGATGTGAGGTAAACATGCATGTAAAAGATCAACTGGCATTTCTCTTTTAATTGCTTTTGTAACATCTGATTCATCGATGGCCACATTTGGTTTGACCTGCATACGCAAGGACTGCATCACAGTATCATATTTGTTTATGCAATACTTGGTAAGAAGGTTAAAGAATTCGTTGAACGAGGCCTTCCAAAGAGATTGATTGGCCATATTGTAATTGCCAGCAGCTCTAAAATCAATCATGAGTTTTGTTGCCCTATCAAGAACAGACTTCAGAATAAGAGATGCCCAATCTCCACTGGGATTTCCAAGAGGGCGAAGAGGGGGCTGCTCTGAAGAACAAACCACAGCTGCAAGACAGACACTAAGTGCACGAAGATCCATGCCATGAACACATGAGGAAATAACCTTCGAAAGGTTATCAGTAGTTTCCGCTCCTGGATCAGTCAGAAGGCCTCCAAACAAGAATCTTAAATGACGGAAAATGGCCATGCAGACAATTCGCATAAGCTCATCACCTGGAAAAAGAAGCCGAAGGTACCTTGCAAGCAACTTCCGGCCTTTGGGGAGGGCAACTATCTGTAAAAACACAAGATCATCCTTTTGAGCAAGTTCATCTGTGTGGCCATTCTTGGCAAGTGGGTCATCCAATTGAAGTGATGCAGCCAGCTCTTCCAACAAAACCTGTCGTCTTCGTCTCAGCTGGGCTCCACCATCCTGCAACTGATTAAACTTCAATAACCGATCAATATCATCTACATCAAGAAGAAGGCATAGACCATCCTCTATTGTAACTCTAGCAGCAAGCATTGGTTCCAGTTCAAGGGGCATATCAGAAGCTTTCTGATCATTGTTGGTGACAAAGGAAGAATTTGGAGGGTCAACTTCAAGAAGTGGGCGAGGCCTGCGAACTGAAGAGAAAGGTACCCTCCCAAGAGCATCAACTTGGAGAAAAGCGTGTGGCTCAGCATTTGCACGTGCTCGGGAAGGAAGATCCCTGAGATGAGCTGGGCAAAAATGATGTCTCAATGTTGCCCCAGCAGATTTTCTTGCAAGACAAGCTTGGTGGTAATAATCATCCACATAAGGATCATTACTGTGAGTTGCAGCGAGCTGCATTCTAAGAATGCCCTCAATCTCATCAGTTGACATGTATTTGGATCTAAATTTAGGCCATCCAATATCACTCTTCATTCCACTGCTATCAAAGCCCAGCTGAGAATACCTACTTTTTTGAGCTGATTTTGGTCTTTGATCTCTCAGATCACCAATACCAAGTATAGCTTCAAATTTGTTCATTAGAGGTGGTGATGGAGAACGATGAGGATTAACCAGTTGAGATTGAACCCCTGATAAATGGCTAAATGATGGCTGAACAGGGTGCTGCAGCCTCTGCTGGTGTGCCTGCAGCTGTGGCCTTAATTGTGATGTAATCAAACCATTTTGATGAGGTAACTGTTGTTGCAACATATTGGTCAAAACACTGGAATTATCTCCACCATGCAATTTTGGCTGGCTCCCCCATTGATTTGATGGCAAACTATTGCCAGAAAGACCAGGAGCAAAGTCGGGCATATTCCTGCCATAATTTAACCCCTGATGTAAATGTGGCATTTGAAACTGAGAACTAGAGAAGCCAGAGAGATTTGGTGAAGGTGCCATTTGTGATCCGCCAACCATATATGGATTATTCAAGTGACCAGAATTTAGGTTTGGTGAAGCTTGATGGGATCTGCCACCAGGCGGAGGAGGGTATGGCTTGTTATAAGAAGAATTTGGAACTAGAATTGGTTCACTAGAAAAATGTTGCTTTTGCTGCTGCTCAGGGTATGAGGATGTCCTGTAGAGATGCTTTGAGTCCAAATTGGGTGACAGTTGTGATGACCAGTGCTTGTCTCTGGGAACACTTTCAGTTTCAAGAGCCTGCTGACCAAGCCAATAAGGTAATTCCTCCCCATGTGCCCATTCAGCAACAGATGAACCTTGAAGGAGAAAACCATGGTCAGCATGATGATTGTTAAAAGGTATTAAAGGAAACCTTGCAAAGTGTCAGATGATGATTATTGATTATGATAGTAATGTGTCATCGTGGAACACATTAAGCAAAGGAAGGGAGCAAATTCTTAAACATTtgttaaaacatttaaattttaagcttCTTGATATAATAAAAAGTTCTTCAGCATACACATTAAGGTTGTTCAGTTCCAACGTTTGGATATTCAATGATGTTCAGACTTTAGATGCTTAAGATACTTGAATAACCCAACCCACTCAATAGGCAACCTCTTAACCACCAAAGGGAATCCATCCAAGAATTTTAGTAAAACTATCTATCATCTTATCTTCTACTCAACTATATTACAGAAAGCATATCCACTGCACTGTATAGGAGTCTTATCAAATGTTACAAGCAATGACCTTACACCAAATAAATTGATCATAATCCGGATATAACCAACCcacatttttctatttattttatctagATATGAAATCAACAACCTAAAACACGCCGGAAACAGTTATCCCGAtctatttttttgatatttcTTCAACTTCATCCCCGGATATCTTATTTTATCAGCATTGATACCAAGTATAACATATAAAGAGCTATaagaaacaaaaccaaaaatgattggacctcaaaaacataaattaagtaatgagATAAACAAATTCACCTTCTCTAGATCCCCTGTCACCAACAATCCCTGAGCCTCTTGGTCCATTGATGGTTGTGTTCAACTGCAACAAAATCACAAGGTAACATAAGCAAACTCTTAATCATCAATGCTAGACCAGAATTAACCACCAAGAATCATGCATCTCCATACTTGCCAGAGGTGAACTGTGGTTTCCAGAAACATCAAGGAAAAAAATAGGAACTTTATCCCTTTATGgctttttaatagtacaaaagaTTTTATCTAGAGACTAGCAAACAAGgagatataaattaaaaggaaatcATCTTTTTGAAGAACTATAAgaaaattaacccaaattataAAGCAAAGTTAAGGTTCATTATAAAAGCAGCTTAATGCTAATGGCAATGCTCTTACTTGACAGTTATAATAGAAGTTTGGAGGACCAATCTCGTTACAACACTGTTGGTAGAGTTTGGAAAGGAGTTGGTGAAACATTTTTTTGTCAATCTTAAGAATCTGAACAAGCTTAAAAGTAAGGTGGGGCTTCAGTTTGATACCGAGATTTCATCCTTAAATTCAGTCAGCATGGAAATAAGGCCTAAAGCTAACAGTAAATTTGGTTCCAGAGGCATCTGCACCAACTATTGCATGATTGAACTCTCAACAGATCCATTTCTAGCATAGTTGAGAGGATTAAACTGATTTAGCCCCACGTATGAGAAGACAATACATTATTAGTTAACAAATGAAATTAGAAGCTAACCCTTAGGACAGGAAAACATCTTTTGAGTATACCactatttctaaaatatagtaaattatGTAGTGGACTTACCtttgaaaatgaagagaaattaGACCAAGCATCAAGCATATGAAATATTCTACTAAAATCAAATATGAGATGAATGATCTTGAAAATTAGTTAGTTACATGTGCCAAAAGTATCACCTAAAGTGATAAACTCTTGATTAgaacatgaaattttaactGCATTAGAAACCATTTTAAGTTTCCTATTCCAGGGATACAAGGAAGAACAACTCAAGAAGAAAGGGACAGTCTTCTATATCTTGCAACACGGGTTGAGTTTTTGTCTAAAACTTCTGCATGATGGGTATAAAACATCCCACAAACTTATTCCATCAAGGAGGCTTCATACATAACTAGAAGTTGTAAACTCAAATATCCTTATCCTTCTGAGGAAAGAGGTGTTGTGAGAAAAGTTTCAGGTTGAAGGTGCAAGGGAATTCATATAATTCCAGGTCTTTCCCTCAATAAAAGGAACAGATAAATAAAGCACATGAGAAATCCTTGAGAAAAGCTCCCTAATACCTTCTCAACATATTTTCTCTGGGAAGCGATAGCATATGAGAAACAACAAATGTTACTTCAAGAAGCACCTAAGTACAAGTAACACAATCTCCAAAACAAATGCAGGATAACCAAGCCACTACATCACGGCAGCTTGTACAATATAACTTTCTCAGAAAGAAGTACACAAGAGCTAATTTCTCATTGTGAAGAAGTCACAAAGAGAAGTAAATTAGTTTCAGAAAACAGCCCAACCAAGATGATTACGCTGtcaacttataaataacattGCCTCAAGGTTTGTAAAGTCTTGCAGAGACGTTTAGAACAATGTATAATATGAGCTACTGCAAAGTTTTACTCGACAAACAAAAATAGAATGCCAACCACTAATCAAATGTGGAGGCCTCTATCTGTTCAAGGGCACAGGGGAAAGAAAAGCATCCACCATAACTCTAGAAGGCTACTTATTAGCATCATTTTTAGAAGGGAGAGATTTACTTCTCAAGCAAGTAACCACTGCTTTTGTCCTACATTGTATAAATTTGCAAGAACaatgaagaaaggaaaaacagaaccgaaaagaaaaagaatattaaCCTCTTCTCCATCAAATAAAAACTCCTCTTCATCAAGTCCAACTGCAGGTAAATCCTCCTCCTCATCTAATCCCCCCAATTCAACTTCCTCAAGAACATCATTTCCGAAAAACGCATATTGTGATGCATCAAATACTGCACCTCCTGCATCATAGTAAAgctaattttactaaaaatatacTCCTAAAcagaagaggaaaaaaatatCACAACATAAGGTACATGTCATATCACTTAAAATAGGTGCCAACAAGTGTCCCTGAAAAGAACATCAATTAATCCAAACTTCTCACCAGAACATAAAGTCCACACaaaattatgcaaaaataataatgataataatacaAGAAAGAACAAGGGGTCTTTGTTTTACCCTTTCCCTTAAGATCAAACAGCAAGCAATCAACTATCTATTCTAATCCACCATGCACCGCCACAAAAGCAACTTTTTACTGTATGCCCAAGGCCAAGGGGAAGCCAAAACAGTTAGACACACAAGTTTGATCCTTGGAATTGGCAGAGAAGGGAGAAAAATGTCTCCATATGTACTATAAACATTTTTCTCAAATGCGATTATTCGAAATCAAAGTCAATTAATATAACCAAAGCAACAGcacatttaaatcattaagCTGCAGTACCTTAGTactcaaaattcaaactttataaTTCCAATAATGTAAAAAATGCCAATGCCACTATGAAACAAAGCAACAACCtaaaattagaatcaaaatgTATTATTCACAACATAATACCTAACATAAACATTGGAAACCCAATAATCCCAGatctaatttcattattttgttaaaaaatcaatcaagttcttaactttaaacatttcaattttaacttagttgAAATTTGAGCTTAAACCAAACTATCAAGCTAACCCAAAACTAATTTTACATACAAAAAGAGAGTAtaaattgagtaaattaaaagaaaaggaataaaatatcaGACCTGTAGAAGTATCGCCAATTTGCTTAAGAGTCTCAGAAGCGTCCATTTTTATCTACAATtcaaaattacaacaaaaaaagagaaaacccaaaacaaaaatctCTCACTATTAACTGAATCTTCAACCAAATTGTTTCTTTCAGGCCAAAAAAATagagtaaaataatttatttattttttaaataaaggaaTTCAAAGGGGGAAggaatttgaaaaaagaaaaaaagtggtTTAAAAAGCAAAAACCCTTTGCAAAGAAATGGCCTTTTCTTCAAGTCAAAATTATCGAAGACGAGAGATGGAGGGAGGAACCCTAAAGAAGAGGTAACAAAAGggcaattattttatatttatttattaataattattgaacAGACAGATAGATTAAAACAGAGCTGGGGATTGAAGTGAAGTCTGTTTTTGTAGAGAAAATTAAAAaccgaataataataataataataataataataataataatattttctttggatagaaaataacaaagaaaatcaaatagaagggaaaatattgaaagattgatacatttatttattaaaaaaattataatgacttTAAACTTAGGGTTTTTATAGGTTTGGACGAATCACGTGTATTGAACTTGAATCTCGAGCATAATTATAGTATCTCTTAATCACAAGTTAATTACTCATTCTACCAACAGATGCTACTgattacatattctatcaatttgaatCTAATTctaagtaaattaataaatttaactcttcatatttacaaattctaaAACTTTCAACACTATATATGTTTATCCCTCCCTCCCACACTATATttcacaaatataaaaataattttcaatttttttcaatgaaacaattTGCTAAATTTTGACTTCTAACAACAAAACAATAGATTGTTATCCAAATGAACAATCACACATTCATTTGTGGGTCaatttttattctaatattGCAAAACAATTTGATATAAACGCACATCcattccatttattttatatatttatatacatacaaagTTTAATGAGCTCCATTTTCAAGTCTTCTTGCAGCGAATGATGTTGATTCAGTAGCATtgaaagtatttatatttttagaaattggtTCTAAAGTGGTGTTCAACTGGTATGCAAACAAGTCGAGGAGATCATAGTCACTACAATCAACATTTGTAGATATTGAGAGGAAAATTAAGAAGGTAAGTAGTGTTATATTTTCGATggcagaaa
The Gossypium raimondii isolate GPD5lz chromosome 8, ASM2569854v1, whole genome shotgun sequence DNA segment above includes these coding regions:
- the LOC105792791 gene encoding protein PAT1 homolog — protein: MDASETLKQIGDTSTGGAVFDASQYAFFGNDVLEEVELGGLDEEEDLPAVGLDEEEFLFDGEELNTTINGPRGSGIVGDRGSREGSSVAEWAHGEELPYWLGQQALETESVPRDKHWSSQLSPNLDSKHLYRTSSYPEQQQKQHFSSEPILVPNSSYNKPYPPPPGGRSHQASPNLNSGHLNNPYMVGGSQMAPSPNLSGFSSSQFQMPHLHQGLNYGRNMPDFAPGLSGNSLPSNQWGSQPKLHGGDNSSVLTNMLQQQLPHQNGLITSQLRPQLQAHQQRLQHPVQPSFSHLSGVQSQLVNPHRSPSPPLMNKFEAILGIGDLRDQRPKSAQKSRYSQLGFDSSGMKSDIGWPKFRSKYMSTDEIEGILRMQLAATHSNDPYVDDYYHQACLARKSAGATLRHHFCPAHLRDLPSRARANAEPHAFLQVDALGRVPFSSVRRPRPLLEVDPPNSSFVTNNDQKASDMPLELEPMLAARVTIEDGLCLLLDVDDIDRLLKFNQLQDGGAQLRRRRQVLLEELAASLQLDDPLAKNGHTDELAQKDDLVFLQIVALPKGRKLLARYLRLLFPGDELMRIVCMAIFRHLRFLFGGLLTDPGAETTDNLSKVISSCVHGMDLRALSVCLAAVVCSSEQPPLRPLGNPSGDWASLILKSVLDRATKLMIDFRAAGNYNMANQSLWKASFNEFFNLLTKYCINKYDTVMQSLRMQVKPNVAIDESDVTKAIKREMPVDLLHACLPHINDQQKKLILDLSQRSLVVGQS